A portion of the Candidatus Eisenbacteria bacterium genome contains these proteins:
- the fdhE gene encoding formate dehydrogenase accessory protein FdhE has product MVEGSLPIESFLEKYASRLEAWVSSLQLDLPPESQSRSRLERGLPWIEAEGLKPDPAQATEVLRDLLSDLRASAMSNLPVLDRVLDAVRTEKISGAAFLKALLDRDGATVDSMAERVGVPTQILHFIGVFFARPFLAAAHKGFDPSSVGAEEAGALCPVCGQEPALAVLMVDDGRRRLWCRCCGAAWTVRRLRCLSCGNEDSASLGYFSLEGEIGRRVDYCEKCRRYIKTIDLRAGGGVQDRLPGDMDDLTSGDLDDAAVREGFIPLMGEEVSAEWRRTGMGSERERGGLS; this is encoded by the coding sequence ATGGTGGAAGGGTCGTTGCCGATAGAGTCGTTCCTCGAGAAGTACGCCTCGCGATTGGAGGCATGGGTTTCTTCCCTCCAACTGGATCTTCCGCCCGAGTCGCAGAGCAGGTCCCGCTTGGAGCGAGGCCTGCCCTGGATCGAGGCGGAGGGGCTCAAGCCTGATCCCGCGCAGGCAACCGAGGTTCTCCGCGACCTGCTATCCGATCTGCGAGCGAGCGCGATGTCGAACCTTCCCGTGCTCGATCGCGTGCTGGACGCGGTGCGGACCGAGAAGATCTCCGGCGCGGCGTTCCTGAAAGCGCTTCTCGATCGGGACGGCGCGACCGTCGATTCGATGGCAGAGCGTGTCGGCGTGCCGACACAGATTCTCCACTTCATAGGAGTCTTCTTCGCGAGGCCGTTTCTGGCCGCCGCGCACAAGGGATTCGATCCGAGCAGCGTTGGAGCCGAGGAGGCAGGGGCACTGTGCCCCGTGTGCGGGCAGGAGCCCGCGCTCGCGGTTCTGATGGTCGACGATGGGCGAAGGCGCCTCTGGTGCCGCTGCTGCGGCGCCGCGTGGACCGTGCGACGCCTGCGATGCCTCTCCTGCGGGAATGAGGACAGCGCGAGCCTCGGATACTTCAGCCTCGAGGGTGAGATCGGCCGTCGGGTCGATTACTGCGAGAAGTGCCGCCGCTACATCAAGACGATCGATCTGCGTGCCGGCGGAGGAGTGCAAGACCGCCTGCCCGGCGACATGGACGACCTCACGAGCGGAGACCTCGACGACGCCGCGGTGCGCGAGGGGTTCATCCCGCTCATGGGGGAGGAGGTGTCCGCCGAGTGGCGACGGACTGGTATGGGGAGTGAACGCGAGAGGGGAGGGCTGTCATGA